One Pochonia chlamydosporia 170 chromosome 5, whole genome shotgun sequence DNA segment encodes these proteins:
- a CDS encoding choline/ethanolamine kinase (similar to Neosartorya fischeri NRRL 181 XP_001266558.1), with product MSALTRVPVTLPQDGVPTEPMVRDIIGTFLTREWPLVNPETLIMSYNASFANAHCSVERPPPTSGAASEPLKVFIKFHKTTLADIDIFKHMVPNKEAEALLCHEYGQSGLGAKVFGFFETLDGTLGRIDEFLDARNMEPQDVEDEAIRADVATALATFHAMEAPLEKKPVDLYYDAISNGLKKYHGSNNLKALGMEGGINIDKLIDYDFASRLGIIVNKMQSLGSKAGWCIHDVQFMNVLVKNSFKEDESRVVLIDFEFVMRNYRAFDIGGHFMQKLFKWFDEENKIANCRKYTEQEKRHFCGEYARQWNSLTGDNDSEEKVFLESEYGYMVAITFDIHNMLCYMNDVEGKDPLDLLGLNKLFDEFVTQYEKLGLDTE from the coding sequence ATGTCAGCCTTAACCCGGGTTCCCGTTACTCTGCCTCAAGATGGAGTGCCCACTGAGCCCATGGTTAGAGATATTATCGGAACCTTTCTTACGAGGGAATGGCCGCTTGTGAACCCGGAAACGCTCATCATGTCGTACAATGCATCGTTTGCCAATGCCCATTGCTCGGTAGAGCGcccgccgccaacttctGGTGCAGCCTCGGAGCCCCTGAAGGTTTTCATCAAGTTTCATAAGACTACACTGGCAGACATTGATATCTTCAAACATATGGTACCAAATAAAGAAGCTGAGGCACTCTTGTGTCATGAGTATGGCCAGTCTGGACTTGGAGCAAAGGTGTTTGGTTTCTTCGAGACTCTGGATGGCACTCTAGGCAGAATCGACGAATTTCTAGATGCACGGAATATGGAGCCTCAAGAtgtcgaagatgaagccattCGGGCAGATGTTGCTACGGCATTGGCAACTTTTCATGCGATGGAGGCGCCATTGGAAAAGAAGCCAGTTGACTTATACTACGACGCCATCTCCAACGGACTAAAGAAGTACCACGGTTCGAATAACCTTAAAGCACTCGGCATGGAAGgcggcatcaacatcgacaaaCTCATAGACTACGACTTTGCGTCCCGGTTAGGCATAATTGTCAACAAGATGCAATCTCTTGGTTCAAAAGCTGGTTGGTGCATCCACGATGTCCAATTCATGAATGTCTTGGTCAAGAACAGTTTCAAGGAGGATGAGAGCAGAGTCGTTCTCATTGATTTCGAGTTCGTGATGCGCAACTATCGAGCTTTTGATATCGGAGGCCACTTTATGCAAAAGTTGTTCAAATGGTTTGACGAGGAGAACAAGATTGCCAACTGTAGGAAATACACTGAGCAAGAGAAGAGACATTTCTGTGGTGAATACGCACGACAGTGGAATAGTTTGACTGGCGATAATGATAGCGAGGAGAAGGTATTTCTTGAGTCAGAGTATGGATACATGGTGGCCATTACCTTCGATATCCACAACATGCTATGCTACATGAACGATGTAGAAGGCAAGGATCCATTGGATCTTTTGGGTCTTAACAAACTATTTGACGAATTCGTCACGCAGTATGAAAAGCTTGGGCTAGACACAGAATAG
- a CDS encoding monooxygenase (similar to Neosartorya fischeri NRRL 181 XP_001265761.1), translating into MSPTKMIDVEDDVRNLHVAIIGAGMGGLASALGLAKKGFSNINIYENASNLGFVGAGIQLAPNLVRILSRLDCWESIQMEATEVLETSIRDGASNEELTHVHMPSIRKMYGYPHCTGHRASLADGLYQACRKYSSITFHFGMTLVNVASFENPKFTVRDRSGTEHTVYADILLAADGVKSVTRSALLAQIGCESDVQDTGQAAYRVLLPREKMQQDPEMLALLDSNQVTRWIGEKRHWIAYPIQSRSIYNMSSIQPDKNFASAPSVTYTTKGSKSAMLDVFSDFCPLVQRMLNLVPDGEVCEWKLRVHSPLPTWVLGSVALVGDACHPTLPHLNQGAGQAIEDAAVLAEVLSKSPNGSRDAVNGCLRIYETLRKERATTLVEWAAESGRVLHLGEGEAKEERDKRFAEAKKGGKSVPDKWASPDVQAYVYGHDCMREAEEKFDELYDSLS; encoded by the exons ATGAGTCCAACAAAAATGATTGATGTAGAGGACGATGTGAGGAACCTGCATGTTGCCATTATAGGTGCAG GAATGGGAGGTTTAGCCAGCGCATTAGGCCTTGCCAAGAAAGGATTTAGTAACATCAACATTTACGAGAATGCCTCCAACCTGGGTTTCGTCGGGGCTGGTATTCAACTGGCTCCAAACCTCGTTCGAATTCTCAGCCGTCTCGATTGTTGGGAATCTATACAAATGGAGGCAACAGAGGTTCTCGAAACAAGCATACGGG ACGGAGCATCTAATGAGGAACTTACCCACGTTCACATGCCTAGCATACGCAAAATGTACGGCTACCCTCATTGCACTGGTCATCGAGCCTCTCTCGCCGACGGTCTCTACCAGGCGTGCCGCAAATACTCGTCCATCACTTTCCATTTCGGCATGActcttgtcaatgttgcttcaTTCGAAAACCCAAAGTTTACAGTCAGAGACAGGTCGGGCACAGAACACACAGTGTATGCGGACATTCTCCTGGCGGCGGACGGAGTCAAGTCAGTAACACGAAGTGCCCTCCTTGCCCAGATAGGATGTGAGTCCGACGTTCAAGACACAGGCCAGGCAGCGTATCGCGTGTTGCTGCCCCGGGAGAAAATGCAACAAGATCCAGAAATGCTGGCACTCCTTGACAGCAACCAAGTGACTAGATGGATTGGTGAGAAGCGTCACTGGATTGCATATCCCATCCAATCGCGCAGCATATACAACATGTCTTCTATCCAGCCAGACAAAAATTTCGCGTCTGCCCCGTCGGTGACATACACTACCAAGGGTTCAAAATCGGCCATGTTGGACGTATTCTCCGACTTTTGCCCCCTTGTCCAGCGGATGCTGAACCTCGTACCGGATGGGGAAGTGTGTGAGTGGAAGTTGCGTGTGCATAGCCCGTTACCAACGTGGGTTCTCGGGTCCGTTGCTTTGGTAGGAGATGCTTGTCATCCTACACTGCCGCATTTGAATCAGGGCGCCGGTCAGGCCATCGAGGATGCTGCCGTCTTGGCCGAGGTGTTGTCCAAGTCACCGAATGGTTCTCGGGATGCTGTTAACGGGTGCTTGCGTATTTACGAGACTTTGCGTAAAGAGCGAGCTACAACTCTTGTTGAATGGGCTGCTGAATCGGGTCGTGTTTTGCATCTTGGTGAAGGggaggccaaggaggagcgGGATAAGAGATTTGCTGAGGCGAAGAAGGGTGGGAAGAGTGTGCCTGATAAATGGGCTTCACCGGACGTTCAGGCTTACGTCTATGGCCATGATTGCATGAGAGAAGCTGAGGAGAAGTTTGATGAGCTGTATGATAGCCTGAGCTAG
- a CDS encoding cytochrome P450 monooxygenase (similar to Metarhizium acridum CQMa 102 XP_007811417.1), which yields MTSGGSIVDWAHDLPPSRLWVVVILACIALYLRTPKGPNHKNDFALANPPRWYEFTIIKQVQFLFHGITELDRARETAAGKPFRLLTNSREIIVLPPSYAEVLNTEHRLSFAKYFADEFDGDGKTPGLEPYTLIADPCRRVPKLVTKRLTRSLNTIPVKMSSEASFAIEYNFGGRVDWQEVTIHQRLLDVVARMISRLFWDGDEVCRNETWLKIMKDWSVNSVIAAFMINMAPGFARPLIRRFSPIVRRARDDYHAARQFIEPLIKTRRETRERARNSGATVPSFNDIVDWIDSENEELACDPVALQMVLNVAAVHTTAALVTNTLTFLASDPSTLEPLRHEMITELRSDGCQASALNNLKLLDSAIKESLRLKPPGVFGMHRAALQDMNLPNGQKIRKGDRVFVDIPHMQDAAFYESPDTYDMYRFYRMRNDPEQAIKAPLVNTSPEHLAFGHGAQACPGRFFAAVLSKVVLSHLILKYDWKLAPDNDSTSLAIGLTKRINPKLKLLSRRRREEFQLN from the exons ATGACATCGGGTGGCTCAATCGTCGATTGGGCTCATGACCTCCCACCCAGCCGTCTCTGGGTTGTCGTTATATTGGCCTGTATCGCTCTCTATCTGCGGACACCCAAAGGCCCCAACCACAAAAATGACTTTGCTCTTGCGAATCCCCCAAGGTGGTACGAGTtcaccatcatcaaacaGGTCCAGTTTTTATTCCACGGCATCACTGAGTTGGACAGGGCTCGAGAGACCGCTGCCGGAAAGCCCTTCCGACTACTCACAAACTCGCGAGAGATCATTGTCCTCCCACCCTCGTATGCAGAAGTACTCAACACTGAACACAGGCTAAGTTTCGCCAAGTATTTCGCTGAT GAATTTGACGGAGATGGGAAAACCCCAGGCTTGGAGCCGTATACACTTATTGCGGATCCTTGCAGGAGAGTACCAAAATTGGTCACCAAGCGGTTGACAAGATCTTTGA ATACAATTCCAGTCAAAATGTCGTCCGAAGCTAGTTTTGCCATCGAGTACAATTTCGGTGGCCGGGTTG ACTGGCAAGAAGTGACGATACATCAACGTCTTCTCGATGTTGTTGCGCGCATGATTTCTCGTCTGTTTTGGGATGGCGACGAAGTATGTCGGAATGAAACTTGGCTTAAAATCATGAAAGACTGGTCTGTCAACAGTGTCATCGCTGCTTTCATGATCAACATGGCTCCCGGCTTTGCCCGCCCGCTTATCCGGCGATTCTCCCCAATCGTTCGACGGGCTCGCGACGATTACCACGCTGCGCGTCAATTCATCGAGCCGCTGATAAAAACCCGTCGCGAGACTCGCGAAAGAGCCCGAAATTCTGGGGCCACGGTCCCGTCGTTCAACGACATTGTTGACTGGATTGATTCTGAGAATGAGGAACTGGCATGTGATCCAGTCGCGCTACAGATGGTCCTgaatgttgctgctgttcaTACAACAGCGGCCCTTGTTACCAATACCCTCACGTTTCTAGCCAGCGATCCGTCTACTTTGGAACCTCTTCGTCACGAAATGATCACAGAACTACGAAGTGACGGCTGCCAAGCGTCAGCCTTGAACAACCTTAAGCTCTTAGACAGTGCTATTAAGGAATCATTGCGGTTGAAACCTCCGGGTGTTT TTGGCATGCATCGGGCCGCCTTGCAGGATATGAATCTGCCTAATGGACAAAAAATACGAAAAGGCGACCGTGTGTTTGTGGATATTCCCCATATGCAGGATGCCGCCTTCTATGAGTCTCCAGACACCTACGACATGTACCGTTTCTATCGTATGCGAAACGATCCGGAGCAGGCCATCAAAGCGCCTCTCGTCAATACAAGCCCAGAGCACTTGGCTTTTGGGCATGGAGCTCAAGCCTGTCCCGGGCGATTTTTTGCTGCCGTTCTTAGCAAAGTTGTGCTATCTCATCTTATTCTCAAGTACGACTGGAAGCTTGCTCCAGATAATGATTCGACATCGCTGGCCATTGGTTTAACGAAACGCATTAACCCAAAGTTGAAACTCTTGTCTAGACGACGGAGAGAGGAATTTCAGTTGAATTGA
- a CDS encoding fumarylacetoacetate hydrolase (similar to Metarhizium robertsii ARSEF 23 XP_007816625.2): MSSSSFRRLVRFVPVSDPKKILLGQPIDEDVDVGLALRNGGAVEVDVFSGSSVLDPGHATGHVATIKRLLSPVAAHEVGTIRCIGLNYKQHAKEVGLQIPEVPSVFLKPCTALGDPWPSPTPLPKLTQKDDCGDYEAELAIVLGKRAKNVSKEEAMDYVLGYTACNDVSSRTSQFAQSQWSFSKGFDGSCPLGPVLVSTSVIEDPSTLRIRGFKNKELLQDCGTD; encoded by the exons AtgtcttcttcaagcttcaGAA GGCTTGTTCGATTTGTACCCGTTTCAGACCCCAAGAAGATTCTCCTTGGTCAGCCTAtagatgaagatgttgatgttggcctTGCTCTTCGAAATGGAGGAGCCGTTGAGGTGGACGTCTTCTCTGGCTCGTCTGTTCTCGATCCTGGCCATGCAACTGGTCATGTAGCTACCATAAAAAGGTTGCTATCTCCAGTTGCAGCCCATGAGGTTGGCACTATTCGCTGTATTGGACTGAAT TACAAGCAGCATGCAAAGGAGGTTGGACTTCAAATACCAGAAGTGCCCAGCGTATTTCT AAAACCGTGTACTGCTCTTGGGGATCCTTGGCCCTCGCCCACTCCCTTGCCAAAACTCACGCAGAAGGATGATTGTGGCGATTACGAAGCTGAGCTTGCCATCGTACTAGGCAAGAGAGCTAAGAACGTGTCCAAAGAGGAAGCGATGGACTACGTACTCGGCTACACAGCCTGTAATGATGTGTCCAGCAGAACGAGCCAATTTGCACAATCCCAATGGTCCTTCTCGAAAGGATTTGACGGTTCATGTCCACTTG GTCCAGTACTGGTTTCTACGTCAGTTATTGAGGACCCATCAACCCTTCGGATTCGTGGTTTCAAAAACAAGGAATTGCTGCAAGACTGTGGAACAGA CTGA
- a CDS encoding glycoside hydrolase family 75 (similar to Trichoderma reesei QM6a XP_006967831.1): MHGIIKPLVVSSLLAAPVLAGDVPANIRSLYNSIRSKGSCSNILKGGFYSQEKDSKDFCYCGDRLTSDGIIYLQGTKGNLVNMDIDCDGALGEGDGSCDSSTDTQGQTTFGDTVASYNKGVDDLNAYIHSFVVLGNEGKKKGYVEFDPQSVGVEPLSIVAVVCGDKMFYGVWGDTNGDDGPPLIGEVSQSLGHACYGNAVNGNEAHDENDVLYIAFTGQGAVPGANGAKWNAKSFSEFESSLHAQGDRLVAKIGGGGSTPTKTTSTKTSSTATATSTPGGGNTGPLNPNCAPGGNFDLGYFNLQLPVGGPDIIKSKQLQGCNGYTGATFFTDKSTGEMVLTAPGNPDLTGCATTSGSSHCRTELREVVKSSGANAAWSPKGTNTLTVTMKVVKSDDGTHGTAIGQVFASEASKPLAEMYYSPSGDIVVGVKPDADSNQVVTKLGNVPIGTKFTYVLNYSNNKLSISINGKSTSLSTFSWDSPACYFKAGNYNQGESAASSEVRISALNVVHS; the protein is encoded by the exons ATGCACGGCATTATCAAACCGCTGGTTGTGTCGAGCTTGCTCGCAGCTCCAGTTCTCGCTGGAGATGTTCCTGCCAATATCAGGTCTCTGTATAACTCTATCAGATCAAAAGGCTCTTGCTCCAACATTCTCAAGGGAGGCTTCTACAGTCAGGAAAAAGACTCCAAAG ATTTCTGCTACTGTGGTGACCGACTTACCTCTGATGGAATTATCTATCTCCAGGGAACAAAGGGAAACCTTGTCAACATGGATATTGACTGCGACGGTGCCCTTGGAGAAGGGGACGGCAGTTGCGACAGCTCCACTGATACCCAGGGTCAGACAACCTTTGGCGATACTGTTGCAAGCTACAACAAGGGCGTTGATGATCTGAATGCCTACATTCACTCGTTTGTGGTTCTGGGCAacgagggcaagaagaagggttATGTCGAGTTTGACCCTCAGTCCGTTGGTGTTGAACCGCTTTCTATTGTGGCTGTTGTGTGCGGTGACAAGATG TTTTACGGTGTCTGGGGCGATaccaatggcgatgatggcccACCTCTTATCGGTGAGGTTTCTCAATCACTCGGCCATGCTTGCTACGGCAATGCCGTTAATGGCAACGAGGCTCACGACGAGAACGATGTGCTTTACATTGCTTTCACTGGCCAGGGCGCTGTTCCAGGAGCAAACGGAGCCAAATGGAATGCCAAGAGCTTCTCCGAGTTTGAATCATCTCTACACGCCCAGGGTGACCGCCTTGTTGCAAAgattggcggcggcggttCCACGCCCACAaagacaacatcaaccaagaCATCATCAACCGCAACCGCCACATCGACCCCTGGCGGTGGCAACACTGGTCCTCTGAATCCGAACTGCGCTCCTGGTGGCAACTTTGACTTGGGCTACTTCAACCTTCAGCTTCCCGTCGGCGGCCCAGATATCATCAAGAGCAAGCAGCTTCAAGGCTGCAACGGCTATACAGGAGCCACCTTCTTTACCGACAAGTCTACCGGCGAGATGGTCCTGACAGCCCCAGGAAACCCAGATTTGACCGGATGCGCAACCACTTCCGGCAGCTCGCACTGCCGAACGGAACTTCGAGAGGTCGTCAAGAGCAGCGGTGCCAACGCCGCCTGGTCCCCCAAGGGCACCAACACCTTGACCGTGACTATGAAGGTGGTCAAGTCAGACGATGGAACACACGGAACTGCCATTGGACAAGTCTTCGCCAGCGAAGCCAGCAAGCCCTTGGCAGAAATGTACTACAGTCCCTCTGGTGATatcgttgttggtgtcaagCCCGATGCCGACAGCAACCAGGTCGTCACGAAGCTGGGCAATGTACCCATCGGCACCAAGTTCACCTACGTCCTGAACTactccaacaacaagttGAGCATTTCCATCAACGGAAAGTCAACCTCGTTGAGCACCTTTAGCTGGGACTCGCCTGCGTGCTACTTCAAGGCTGGTAACTATAACCAGGGCGAGTCCGCCGCCAGCTCTGAGGTGCGAATTTCGGCCCTCAACGTTGTCCACTCCTAG
- a CDS encoding alpha/beta-Hydrolase (similar to Glarea lozoyensis ATCC 20868 XP_008077982.1) — MSVIIGAIAVIIHLLKPTKAEPNSPATCIDLSIPITVSANNTVYDTPRIDSSIDVADWMWDMYTWSHANLTSRVNGTIHVKETFNISGKLCVPHNGRKADILQIATHGIAFDKWYWDVQHDRQAYNYIDAALKNGYSILTYDRIGNGRSSKPNAYTVAQSPVEVEVLREITNLVRSGNLIAASKANASAGKVIRAYIPKKVVHVGHSFGSVTTAGMLSQYGHLSDGALLTGFIPGSKLGVTRFSEFGYEYAPEHDARRFGDRSSGYVVQATKTNIQQLFLKKGSFEPELLRYAEAIKQTASVGEMLSGGAFVGHAAPSFSGPVQFFLGEYDVPICAGDCKNTYDMEVLKKLYPKATDVSVYLQPETGHGLTLSRNATAGYDVMFSYLEEHGL; from the exons ATGTCCGTCATCATTGGAGCTATCGCTGTCATCATCCACCTCCTCAAACCAACGAAAGCCGAACCTAACTCCCCAGCAACATGCATCGACCTATCCATCCCAATCACCGTCTCTGCAAACAACACAGTGTACGACACTCCCAGGATCGATAGCAGCATTGACGTCGCAGACTGGATGTGGGACATGTATACATGGTCTCATGCCAACTTGACAAGTCGTGTCAACGGCACCATCCACGTTAAAGAAACGTTCAACATCAGCGGTAAACTATGCGTGCCGCATAATGGTAGAAAGGCAGATATTCTACAGATAGCCACACATGGAATTGCCTTTGACAAATG GTACTGGGACGTGCAACATGATCGACAAGCGTACAACTATATCGACGCAGCACTCAAGAACGGATACTCTATCCTCACATACGATAGAATAGGCAACGGGCGCTCCAGCAAACCTAATGCCTATACCGTCGCCCAATCGCCCGTGGAGGTAGAAGTTCTTCGCGAAATCACAAACCTAGTTCGAAGCGGTAACCTAATCGCGGCATCCAAAGCGAATGCGAGCGCAGGCAAAGTCATTCGCGCATACATACCCAAAAAAGTCGTCCACGTAGGCCACTCGTTCGGATCGGTCACCACCGCCGGCATGCTCTCGCAATATGGTCATCTCAGCGACGGCGCACTATTGACAGGCTTCATCCCAGGAAGTAAACTCGGCGTCACCAGGTTTTCAGAATTCGGGTACGAGTATGCGCCGGAGCATGATGCACGCCGCTTCGGTGACCGTTCGTCGGGGTACGTAGTGCAAGCtaccaagaccaacattCAGCAGCTTTTCCTCAAGAAGGGCTCGTTTGAACCCGAGTTGCTGCGTTATGCTGAGGCGATTAAGCAAACGGCGTCAGTGGGCGagatgttgtctggtggcgcATTTGTCGGACATGCGGCACCATCATTCTCGGGTCCAGTCCAG TTCTTCTTGGGCGAATACGATGTCCCTATTTGCGCGGGAGACTGCAAAAACACGTACGACATGGaggtgttgaagaagttgtacCCCAAAGCGACGGATGTCTCGGTTTACTTGCAGCCCGAAACCGGCCACGGCCTGACATTGTCTAGAAATGCGACGGCGGGATATGATGTCATGTTTTCTTATTTGGAAGAGCACGGGTTGTGA
- a CDS encoding C6 transcription factor (similar to Metarhizium acridum CQMa 102 XP_007811419.1): MAEEDFTSQSLMLEVPESNYLGVPDLSPSCSSWSDNYVYATDSTTGSLSPYPQPSNLKAHEESQVSNLLSSQDLELLSHYITHTSRVIPYDQEDLYALHVGIPNLAFRNKPLMASILALSAACKSYDIVQQSPEPLERLDELHELLSLADKHHRTSLHQIQGAIRDKEEQYDPVLANAALMVLYGSSSHCVRVLLTQMATRRGIILDDELLPTQSQWITLIRAAHTAYTGLLNGPSEQFDDVFASPGSGASASITFETPSSSVDNVYFPEDGPSEGTKRFLFPIVSATYGPAVDKLIARAQGLETRTTSIAESSHASSCFASLDILQDIYSTVFLGKETTVDAEPPFFYLGRLQSVSPWLRSYLGRVTSSTLPTPSKPLRRTIMAFLNRVPLEYLHLVQSMLDRIPVVGHVNCMDWDVSMSAATPTQQLAIDIFAHWLILVMLLDGVWWIGGIGEWELGRVLSFADAQGWGIELTEPGERWWPESMYNVKKELAEHVGRPL, from the coding sequence ATGGCTGAAGAGGATTTTACATCACAGTCTCTGATGCTGGAAGTACCCGAGTCGAATTATTTGGGTGTTCCTGATCTCAGTCCAAGTTGCTCATCCTGGTCTGACAATTATGTCTATGCCACCGACTCTACCACGGGCTCACTCTCACCATATCCGCAGCCAAGCAACTTGAAAGCCCATGAGGAGAGTCAAGTGTCCAACTTGTTGAGCTCGCAGGATCTCGAGCTCCTCAGTCACTACATCACACACACGAGCCGAGTCATTCCGTATGACCAGGAAGACTTGTATGCTCTACACGTTGGCATCCCAAATCTTGCCTTCAGAAACAAGCCCCTCATGGCATCGATTCTTGCTCTTTCAGCAGCCTGTAAGAGCTATGACATTGTGCAACAGTCCCCAGAGCCGTTGGAGAGGCTGGATGAGTTGCATGAGCTTCTGTCCCTTGCAGACAAACATCATAGAActtctcttcatcaaatACAAGGCGCCATTCGCGACAAGGAGGAGCAGTACGATCCTGTGTTGGCTAATGCGGCGCTCATGGTGCTCTATGGTTCGTCTAGCCACTGCGTTCGTGTGTTACTGACACAAATGGCAACTCGTCGCGGTATAATACTAGATGATGAGCTGCTTCCGACGCAATCGCAGTGGATAACTCTCATCCGCGCTGCGCATACCGCGTATACCGGTTTGCTGAATGGTCCATCTGAGCAATTTGACGATGTGTTCGCCAGCCCTGGTAGCGGCGCAAGTGCCAGCATCACCTTTGAAACCCCGTCATCATCAGTCGACAACGTTTACTTTCCTGAAGATGGACCGTCCGAAGGAACAAAGCGCTTTTTGTTCCCCATTGTGTCGGCAACGTACGGGCCAGCGGTTGACAAACTTATTGCCAGGGCTCAAGGGTTGGAGACCCGCACCACCTCAATTGCCGAGAGCTCCCACGCAAGCTCCTGTTTTGCCTCGCTCGATATTCTGCAGGACATTTATAGCACAGTCTTCCTGGGAAAGGAGACGACAGTCGATGCGGAACCCCCCTTCTTCTACCTGGGGAGGCTGCAGAGCGTGTCGCCGTGGTTAAGAAGCTACTTGGGCCGGGTTACGTCGTCCACATTGCCCACGCCATCCAAACCATTGCGGAGGACCATCATGGCATTCTTGAACCGTGTGCCGTTGGAATATCTTCACCTCGTCCAGTCAATGCTCGACCGCATTCCCGTGGTTGGCCACGTCAATTGCATGGATTGGGATGTCTCGATGTCGGCAGCGACCCCCACGCAGCAGCTAGCAATAGATATTTTTGCGCACTGGCTGATTCTCGTCATGCTCCTCGACGGCGTGTGGTGGATTGGCGGAATAGGAGAATGGGAGTTGGGACGCGTGCTGTCCTTTGCCGACGCCCAAGGATGGGGGATTGAGTTGACGGAGCCTGGTGAAAGGTGGTGGCCCGAGAGCATGTATAATGTCAAGAAAGAACTGGCAGAACATGTGGGCAGGCCGTTGTAG
- a CDS encoding extracellular tungstate binding protein (similar to Metarhizium acridum CQMa 102 XP_007811420.1) encodes MKNLFIVGFAALCSAIEPTTIYDGGFGNKTGSKVELRIGNGGAGQSGLIKALADAFIKDTVSNGSSHFKVAWYTSDTTYSIKYLSTGDLDVGITYTPSAEKIAINQGIALSPTYYAFRDHFLLVGPKENPANLSKSDDIQTMFSKIFDAAENKGTKPPVRFLSRYDKSATNIKESLLWAGIGQVPWATAYSTWYHQYIAFPIQALTAAILLQEYTISDRGTMLSLDAKLRNETVIYKAGTDNADDPLLNPAHLLIGKKAPNPKMALAFAKWLVSTKGQNVIKNFKKGGQVLYSVAPASNSTA; translated from the exons ATGAAGAACCTGTTCATCGTTGGCTTCGCAGCCTTGTGCTCAGCCATCGAACCCACGACAATATATGATGGAGGTTTTGGCAATAAAACAGGTTCCAAGGTTGAATTGCGAATCGGCAATGGAGGCGCCGGACAAAGCGGTCTCATCAAAG CTTTGGCAGATGCCTTCATCAAGGACACCGTCTCCAACGGCTCCTCTCACTTCAAAGTCGCCTGGTACACCTCCGACACCACCTATTCCATCAAGTACCTATCAACCGGCGACCTCGACGTCGGAATCACTTACACGCCGTCCGCGGAAAAGattgccatcaaccaagGCATCGCCCTCTCCCCAACCTACTATGCCTTCCGCGACCACTTCCTCCTCGTTGGGCCCAAGGAGAATCCCGCCAACCTATCCAAATCAGATGATATCCAGACCATGTTTTCCAAAATATTCGACGCCGCAGAGAACAAGGGTACAAAACCGCCAGTACGCTTCTTGAGCAGATATGACAAGTCAGCCACAAATATCAAGGAGAGTCTCCTCTGGGCCGGCATTGGACAG GTTCCCTGGGCGACAGCCTATTCGACATGGTATCACCAATACATCGCGTTTCCCATCCAGGCCCTCACAGccgccatcctcctccaagaaTACACCATCAGCGACCGTGGAACTATGCTGTCGCTGGACGCTAAACTTAGAAACGAGACGGTCATTTACAAAGCCGGCACTGACAACGCAGACGATCCGCTCCTGAATCCAGCACATCTTTTAATCGGCAAGAAGGCGCCGAATCCCAAGATGGCTCTGGCCTTTGCCAAGTGGTTGGTCAGTACAAAGGGTCAAAATGTGATCAAAAACTTCAAGAAGGGTGGCCAGGTGCTATACAGCGTTGCCCCAGCCTCCAATTCAACGGCATAA